DNA from Megalops cyprinoides isolate fMegCyp1 chromosome 14, fMegCyp1.pri, whole genome shotgun sequence:
ACAGACTATTAACATATTAGAATATTAGAATAGAATATTAACTATTAACATAAGTAAGCAACCCCAGCTCAAATGccaaacacaataaatattttatggcaAGAGCCACTGCATGgtatatttttctgcttcagtTGACTGTCAGGGCACTGCTACAGCAACACCTTAAGTTCGAAGAAGACAGTGACCATAGCTATCactaataaaattataaaaccGGAAAAACACTAGCATCATTGAACGCAGGCATATAATACTCATTGTCAAAGTGCGAATTACCACAGCgttttaaaaatcagtaaaGTGCACAACTTTGAGGCTAAACAAATGAGGCTATTTTATTTAGGTTTCCATCGGACGAGCCTAAAGTATGACACAATCAAAGCAAATCCATAAAATCGATTTTCTGTGAAGCtataaatacatattgcatCCAGTACCCAAAAGAaccaaacacaaatttaacaggTGGAGCAGCAAACGAAGCACTTCATACTCGCTGATGGTCGCTCAAAAACACACCGTCATTAATTCagtaaaactttaaaaacaagAGATAACTCAATGAGAATGGCCCAGAATGGAGAATGTATAGCCTTCACTCACCTTTAACTGTGGCAGCAGTCTCCTTGAATCCCAGACTAACATAAGGAGTGACATGAATCCCATTAATGCCCCCTTTGCAGTAACTGGCAGCTTTGAGTCTAGCAAGACCCTCACAGTTCTCAAGATTTCCATCCATCAGGTTTAAGGCAAGATAGTTAAGTCCATTTTGGAATCCTGCTGAAGTCTTCCGGCACATGGGGCTCCCGTACTCATCAGAGCCCTTGTTGTTCCGGATCGAAACATTCTCCACTGAGGCAGAGCTGTGCCTCTTGGGGTCATGGGCgaaggagggaaagacaggCGTCACCATGGTGGTGGAGGAGAAGGTTTCAGAGCTGTGCCGCCTCCGCCCCTGAAGGTCAGCCCGGATCACCTTGGCCCCCCGGTCTGGATCCACAGGAGTGCAGGGCACCAGGAATACCTCTAGCCCTGGGGCACCCTCGTTGGTGAGTGTCAGCCCCTCCACCCCATTCGTAGGGCTGTCAGTCTGGGCATTCTCGACTGGCTGtgaagcagaggggaggggggtgatggTGATGCCAAGGACCATCTCTGTGTGATTATCCTTCGTACCGCCAGGGAGGTGTGCAGAGCCCACATGGGCTTTGGGGTAACCCCTCTCCCCCGGCTGGAAGGGACATGGCGACAGCTTCAGCATGGAGCCAGGAGGGCTCACAGGGGCGTCATCTCCTGGTTTGGGCAACTGTGTGTTCAGATCAATGTTCATGTAATCAGAGAGAGGGGACCTCCGCTGGCCACTGGACCCCAGTGAATAAGCTGGACTCTCCATAGACATAGAGGGCCGGGAACATCGCAAGGTGTCGCTGAAATCTATTTTAATGTATTCCCCAGGGCTGTTTTCAGTGGGCAAAGGGTGCTCGTTCATACCTGGCAAAGTCATCAGTGTGTCCAGAATCAGCCTGGAAGGTCTGCTGGTTCTTCCCCTGTGCAACAGCATCTCAGTCCTGCCCTGCCTCATGGGTGAGGGCGAGTGGCCAGCACCCACAGCTGATGCAGCGGACACCATGCAGTAGCCAGACTCCTCCGTGATCTTCTGGTTCTGCAGGTTCATCAGTACGTACTGGTCGCTGTCTCCGTTTTGGGGGGCCTGCATTTTGTAGGCACGAGGCAGCGAACTGTACGAGTAGGGAGGGGGTCTCAGGGGCTCGCCAGGCAGGGAGCTGAGGAGGTAGTTGGAGGGTGTCAGAGCAAAGCAGGAGTCCACGGGTGACATGTTCATGTATTCGTGACTGGTCAGCTTTCCGTCCGCACTCTCCACTGACAGGTTGGAGCCGCACCACATGTGCATGTAGCCACTGTCATCCAGGGAGCAGCTGCCAGGGGAGTTGGTCCTGGACCTGCCCCCGGCTGTCTGGGGGTGCGAGTGTGGGTTGATGATCTGCTTGggggcagagacacacatgGGACTCATGGGCACATAGTTCTCTTTCTTCCCGCCCTGTGGGGCCATCCAAGGCATCATGGGCATGTACCCATCATTGCCCAGGTTGCTGCCCGAGCCTTTCAGTGACCCGATTTCAACGTCCCCATAGTCCTCAGGGTAGGTGACTTTCGGCGAGGCAGTGTGCGAGCTCTGCCCCGAGTGGCCGTTGATGTGAGTTGCCCACATCAGGGTGTACTCGTCCAGCGAGGTGGAGGACACCTGCTGGGGTGCCCTCTGCTGAGGCGGCGTGGTGAGGGAGTACGTCCTCTTCCTGTATGTCTTGTCCAGGTCCAGCCCCTCCTCTCTGGAAGTCTTCTGGTAGCTGTGGTTGAACAGGCTGCCTCCCGGCCGCTCCATGCTCATGTACCCATATGCACTGACGCCCTCGTGGGACGGGGGTGTGTCGGCCATGGACTCGGGCATGTTGCTTCTGTTGGCCATGTGGTGTCTGACCTCACCAGGGCTGGAGCCATAGTCATCGCAGGATATGAAGCCGGCCTCACTTGGAGACCCAGAGACTGAGGCGATGCCACTAGATGCCCGCTGGATGGTTTCAGAGGCAGAGCCCATGCCGCTGCTGGAGGACAGGCTGACGGGGCTGACAGCAGGGGGCGGGGAGTGGGACACGGGCATGGATATGGATTtgctgtgctggagagaggaggacccGAACACCTTGCACGGCCTGGCTGTGACTGTGTTGGACCGGCTCAGATGGATCCGGTTAGCACTGGGGCTGATAGGGCTTCCGTTCAGGGACATGGGTCTGGTCATGGTACCGTCCCCCTCGCTGGCGGTTCTTATCCGACAGGAAGTGAACTTAGTTACGGGAGATGTGGCTGCCGTGCTGTCCGTCCTTGACCTCCGAAGCAGCCCCGTCTGACTCGGGGGCAGGTTGTTCAAGTGCCGCCTCGCGGGCACGGAGATGGGGTTCGTACCGGAGGATTGACTTTTACTGCGCGGTCTGAACTCCGACAGCtctttcattgctttcatggcTTCCAAAATAGTCTCGTGTATGTTTTGTGCCACCACGGAGTCGTCTGCCTGCATCCACAGCTCGCCGGGTCCGATGGAAGCGGACCTGCCCACTTCGATAAAGAAAAAGCTGTCTGAATGGCCACATCTCCGGATATTCATGAGCTGCACACTAACAGACGCGACCTCCGAGTTCAGTTTTACGAAGCTAATTGTCCGGCAGGATAGACACAGCCTGTACACCCCCGTTAAATTCTTACTCTGACCCAGTCCTTTGGATTTTAAATTTACTTGCCATACCTCCTTATAAGCGGCATTCGATGGTGTGATAATACCGTAGTTCGCTTCCTCGAATCCCACCAAAGAAGACGCCGAATTAGACGCAGATCCGTCATACACTTTCCCCTCATTCATTAAATCTGTTAAGACTGTGTACCAGTTTTCTTGCTCCTGCTCGTTGTCAGCAGCTACGGCAAAATACTCGTCCTTGGTGTAAAGGGCGATCAGATGTTTGTATTTAGCGTCTGCTCGCTTGTTGATATTGAGGCAAGAGTCCAGAGGAATAACTCTCTTAGCAGCCGacttgtttttccatttcttttcgCTCTCGTAATATTCCAGTCTGGCAGGAAAGCCCTCGCTCTGTTCCTTCAGCACGAAAAACCGCTTGTGTCCGTGCTTCTGTTTCCTAAGGTATCCACATTTcttaatgttgttattattaatattcacaTTAGAAAACATGGGTCCTCCTGTCGTTGGCGGACTCTCCATTCTGACGTCCTTAACTCTCACTTTCTTTTAACTTGTTGTATGTTCCGTCCTGAAGCACAAATAAACAGCTGGACTGTTTCTCTTTGCGCTATTTCAGTGCCGGCGCCGTGCTCTCCATTCGGTATCTGTAACAGTTTAACAGTAAATAACACATAGGCTAGCACTGAGTGACTGAAcggaacagaaaaacaacatgtgACGTTCTACACATCCAACGTTAGTTACAAAAAAGGGAACTAAAAAAGACACTCATACAGAGGCGGTGCAACCTTCAGGGGGGCGTACCCATCATGACGCCTATTTGATCATCTCATTCGGCTCATTGGTCGAACTGACAGATTGATAGGAACGCAAACCCGTCAAACGACAAAATACCTTCCATGATAAAGTATTcgctcctcctcttctcccaaAGCTTAAGGTACAGTGAACCTAATTTATCCGTAGTTATCCGTAAATTTCAGCTGTGCCCTCTTCCCCAAACCGTATACCCTGGTGCTTGTTGATGCAAAATAACTGATTACTTTCCAGCTAAGAGACAAACAATACTTATACTGGACTTACTGGACTTAAAGGCAGCTTTTTCACATAGAAAATAGCAACAGAGTAACATCTGATTTAAGGAAATACGGACATTCCTCTGGGAATATCCTAAAATGTGTGTGCTAAAACATGGTAGTACGTAGCCtatttatgtaaaatacttATGGCCGTATCATCAGGTatggagtattttttttccgAAAAACGACGCACACTTGCTTTAAATATGTAAGACTGagaaatgtttgtgttattaTGAGTCATACAACATCTTTTCAATGCAAATGCGCGAGCAGGATTGAAATGTGAGTGCGTCGTGATGTAGCCTACTCAGCGGGaattgtttttgtcaaaattgtTATCGAGATCATTGATAACATGCTGGTGTTTATTCTGTTGGGCAAATAAAGTACTACTAacaatatgtgtaatatattaattattataaacGAAATGTGCGTGTCAATTGAAAGCCACCAACAACCAACACAGTAACATACAGATGTTTGTGGGAAATTTCCTACTGAAAGTGTATAATTTATCAGTGTCGAGTCAGCAAATCCGATGAAAAGTTATAAGAAAATGCTAGTGCCAAATAGTGATTCGTATGCTTCGGGGATGTCGGTTCAAATCGCCAGAAAATTGTAAGTGGCGTGAAGTTCGCACACAACGCAAATAACTGCAATAACCGCGGCGCTATGTGTGGACAGTAAGGCGGCCGAATTATTTTTCAGTAGCGGGGTTTCAGTTGTAAACAATTATTACTACGATGACAGCAGTGCACTCTGCTGCATCGTTCAAAATTGGCATTCGCTTGCGTTCTCGTTAAACATTTCGTCCTTAatttaaacatgcatgttttaatgCTGAGAAAGTCATTGGAGTTACTGTCTTTGGATCAAACGACATCATTAAGATTCAGAACTGTAAACAACCGGGAAGTTATGTGGCTTACACGTTACACAACGCGCCTGGTGGTCCATTTTAGAGCGATTTAGTTGCACGCCACTGCCTCTAGTGCCTCTAGCGTTTCCGACAACCGTATTTGTATGATTGCTGCACTTGCAGTATGACGATACTTGAGGCGGATTTTCCGCAGCTGAGTGAGgaaatttgttgctttttgtttgacAGTATCTTTTTTGAGCGGAGATACACTTTAAAGTAGCTCATGTGCTATGGAAATGGATGTTGTAATATGTGTGTTAGCTTCTTAATGAATACATTGCAAGTCATCTTACAGAAATCACGAATATGatacaacagttttttttcgCTTGGCACCTGACGTGTCAGAGGATGCTCGAATGCGTATGAGAAAGCGGTCTTTTCTGGTCTTGAGGGGGTTGTTTTGTTACTGTAGGTGCGTATGTGCCACTGAAGCCAACAATGCCGCCCCCACCGTTGCCTTTTAATCTGTTATCCACGCAGATGCCACTCAAGAGTTCCTCGCAAAGGAAAACACTACTCATATGCACGATGATGTAAGATCATATTAAACCACCCACTGTATGTTCACGCTCCACTCCATCGCCCGCTACGTAGTTGTATTTGAAATAGCAAAGGCTGCGTCGTTTTTTGGAGTTGTGTCACTTATGACTCGGAAGCTTTGTAATATTTCGTGCCCGGCAGCTCTTACGGAGCCTCTCCTATCTTTAACCCCTTCGCGGCAGTGCAGCACTTCAATAATAAGCTCTAATGACTAAGTAcagctcacatgcagccaacacGTGTACTTATCTACGCTTATAAATTAAAACAGTTGCCAATGAAATACCAATGACAGATTAAAACTGTGGCTTCACAGCATTGCTCCCTCTACAACATTAGTGCACAAACTCAGGTGCAGTTCTGTAAGCAGCTATGTAATATCCAATAAATTGGACCTAAGTTGCTTATTCAGCATTTGGTGTGAACGCTGTCCCAGGCGAAAAGGTCAATTGTATACAGCAGCACAAGGTCAACGACACCAGCAAAGCACTGATTTGACAGATACAGCCATACAATAGaatcatttgaatgtgtgacAGTCCCTAATGGACTCTCCATGGCCCATGAATACCTCAGTTATATTCAGCCCCAGTTGTTGTCTTGGTGAATTGGATGTGTGTGGGGACAAAGGTATTGGTGGTGTGTTTATTCTATGCACTACATAGATATCTGCTTGTCCCGAGTCCAGTTTTTGAGGTATTTGCAAGGCCAGGTGCTTCCCAGACCTCTTGATCAGTATTCAATGACAACTTTTGGCTATGCTGTGTTAGCAGATGCAGTAATAATCACAGCAGTGGTGGAGAGTAGCCTTCTTTTTGCCACAGCTAATTTACAGCCTTTGTACACAGCCATCATCATTATCAGGTCTGAGATGATGACTAGAAATCaaacttaaaattaatttcatagtGACAATGTTCTCTACCACatactgggaaaaaaatcaaaataaaaattgagtCCAGaaggttttctctttttttagtttttcagtGAGAAATACTGACGAAAAAAGTATATGCTTAATGTGTGATGAGTTTTTTAGATTTGGTTTAAGAACTTTCTTGATACTATGTACTATCCATTTATATCCATGTGTTAATGTTAGACTGTAGACATCATGTAAAATTTAAGGCTAGAACTGTTTGTCCATTGacagttaacattttaaagcaagTGGTGCTTTTCTAGTATGTGACCTTGTGGGTTTATATTTACATCCACTTGTTTTATGtcccatttttgtcattactcaTTGTTCATAAAAGAATTGGGAGGACTACAtaacatcttttcttttttgtcccaATGCTGGCAAATATCACTACTCTGAGCTAAAATGGTGTAAATTGCCTAATCTCTCACCATCCTCTGCCTTCATCTTTCCCTTCTTCTGGAGTGTTACTAAGATAGTAAAAGAAGGAAGAGGGTAGCTCCACTCCTCCACTGTCATGCTTCAAGTAGCACCTTGCTTTGAAACCACAAGCGGCACTCAGTATGAAGATCCAGTTTAGGGAGAGTTGTccttgtgtaaaatgtaaatcataaattcataaaaatgtgatgGGTTGATTAATTCCTCTCCCCGTGAAACGTAAACTGTGAAGCATGCATCGGCAGGCTAATAGCGCCATTCATCTGCCCTTCAGCGTCACCGCACATGTTTAATTAAACCATGCAAATGCATTGACATTTGATTTGCATGCGATAGAACATGAATTTacaaatttgtttcttacaaAGTGTccattatttatgttatttatgagTTATTATAGTTTTTATGGGgctttacaaataaaaactattgATACAATATGCAGCCATTTACCTTGTATATTTGAATCAAAGGTAAAGCATGGCAGGATTTATTCAGAAATCAAGTATATTGGAATTCTCCTTTCAGTTTAGATGGCTGCTTGGTGCTGTAGCTGTTGAGGTTTCATTTAGGAAAGAGCTGGGCTAGTCCATATGGCAGTGCATATCTGTATTCAATTACATTCATCTGCTTTTTCCTCCATGTGCAAGAAAAGGCTACAGAACATGTCATAAATATTATAGAACACgtagaaaaaatacattaaacagaTGAGGTCCAtcttatgtttgtgtttcaaaGCCCCAAAGAGTGCATTCAAAAGAGTGCATCTTTTAACAGTGTGCCAAAGGTGTGGTGCTCAGGTCTTCTTTGGGATCACAGTGGCTGTGACAGCATTCACGCTACCATTGATcttgcccccccacccccccgccccaagTGCCAGGAAAGATCATGATTGGTTTCATAATCTTTTGCAAAGAAGGTTGCATTATTCAAGTTGCTGCAGGCAGGGGAGAGTGAGGGCAGATATGGCTCCTCCAGACCCCCACCCTAAATGAGCAGTTGCCTATTCTGATGTTAATGTCATGACAATCAGATTAAAAGGCTGCAGTGCCCCtccttgctttttttgtttgtttttttttttttttgcttcgcctgatttttttgttttgttcaagtGTTATGTTAAACTGGCAACAACATGTGTTCTTGGCATCAAGGCCTAATCTTGTCTCAGTGGCAAATAGAGCCATAACTGTGAGGATAATTCTTTAATACAGCCACTCAGGCAAagctctcaccccctctctgtcacagaccTTAATACAAGTGTCTCTGGATCAGTCAAGTCAGTTTGAAATGGTggttgtatatattttttttccctgtagaTACTCTGGATCAGTCTTGGGGGTTTGCAATGAtggttatatatttatttttcctctagACACTGTCTCTTGATCAGTCTTGTGGGTTTTAAATAGtggttatatattttatataactTTTTAACTTGTATTTGCTAAGCAGAGTCTCTTCACTAGTGTGACTTCCACTGACTTCCATTTATCACACAGTTATGTTAACATGTAGTATAGTTCATTCTCAGTATtgctgaatttttcatttatttggcgAATGACTTATTGATGGCTGTTCATCAAGCTTGTGTTGTTCCTGCAATctgtttatatagctggatattcactaAAGATTTGTGTGGAATAAAAAATCAGAGTAATACAAGACTACCCCACCAAGTACTCATCGAGAAACCTTCGATAACCTGTTAATTAAGCTGCTCCAATAGCACATTGATCCATTACCCTTATATTTATAACCACTCTGCTCCAACTGCTCACACAACATAAGGTTGAGTAAGAACTTGGGTGCTGTGGCCACAAGTCCAAACTCCTTTCCCACAGCAGTTTTTAATTTAGGCCTGCATGCAGTTGTTAATACACAAATGATGTCCTCCACAAAAGAAGTCctccattttgtgtgtttgaaagttGAGTGCATCTGTTGCTTCTGTCTGGGAGCCCTGTGGTGAATACACTTAATCTCAGGTAGGTTATGATTAAGTGTGGCAGATAAATCAATGTCATCTCCATACTGGTGCTGTCAGGAATACTGTAGGGATGAGGTATTGGTGAGTAAAAGAAACAGGCGGACATCCGGTCCTGTAACCCCTCACCACCCGTTCTTTAAGATTTCTTAAACATCTTTGTTCCATATGTAACCTCTGTGGTTAAACCACTGGCCTCCCTTCCGTAGACCATGCAAGCAGCAGCTTAACAATTTTGTGGTTTAACATGTGGTTCAGTTGCGGTTTGTACCTGCTTGTGTTTCATTTGACTGTGTTTCTTCCTCTTCAGAGATCAGGCCATGTTGTACTGTGAGAATTGTTCACTTAGGGTGGATGGCTTAGAGGCGTAAATGTAGTATAGGTCAAATTTACTGTTAGATTTGGCAACAATGTTTAGGGAATGAAGAGAAAGGGATGTGGGGGCTCATCAGGGGGAGATGGATAAGGAGCAGAGTGCTGTCCCAAAATGGACATTCACATGAGAGGAGTTTACCAGGCTGCTAACAAGGTATCTGCACAGGATTAGATTCAGAATTCAGACATTGATTAATATAATACATTTCGAAACtgcgtgcatgtgcatacatgagtgtgtgtgttctgtgtgtgcatctgagtgcctgtgtgtctccatGTCTTCCAATAATGCTACACAAAGAGTTGGAAGAAGACAACGGGCTTCTGCATCTCCATCTTGAGGATGGCCACCAGACTCCGCCACATGTGATGGGGCACCAAGATGCAAAAGAGCACTTTGGGGCTGATCAGCAGGGGATTATCACAGTGGCAGTTATTAATAGACTTCCTGTTGCCTTTGTTGGGTTTTCCTTTAAGAGCGATTACATGGGATCATTGTAAGCCTTCCACATTCCTTTCCTTGGTGAACCTCAATGGAGGCTTTTGCTCTAGGGTGGAGTATTACAGAGGATATTAAAGCATAAAAAAGGCCATGCACTGATTTCACAAAAGTAATCCTCTTGAATTAATTAAATACCATAATGCACATTTGGATCTGTTTGTAGTATTCTGATATCAAATAGTTTGCATACATTTAGGAAATAGAAAAAGAAGTGTCATTATATTCTCATTTACATGAAGAGTAATCATTACAATGTCTTTGTCCGAGGCAGAAGTCACAGACACTACATAAAAGGACATAGCAAGCTAACAGGGAAGTGTCACTCACATAGTTTATGTGTACAAGATCTCTGTGTTGTTGTCTGAAAGAGAcagacttgtgtgtgtgtgtgtgtgtgtgtgtgtgcgcgcgtgagtCCAGTGATGGGGGCCAACCAGGAACATCATGTCCCAAACTAAGCCTTCACTCACCTCCATTGACAGCTGAGCGGAGAGGTGTATATTTAGATGCTTCACAATGCTCCCAGCCATATGCTGCCAACCGTAAATCAGGGCCGAGTcagacaacaaaaacatcataaaGTAGTGTCTCTGTTGCAGCGAGTATCCAAAGTGTGCTTTAGGTTATGTATTCATTGTCTGGGTCATTCGTATTTCTGCAGGTAGAGCAGAAATTCAGAAGTTCCCGATTCGACAAACTGGCAGCATGTTAGggacaggggaaggggggagaagcaggcagggtccCAGCTCTCTCGGGCACACTCGCCAATGGCAGTGCCCTGCATGGGGTTGGACCCAAATAAAGCCTTGATCAAATTCTCAGCACAAAGGTCAGAAGTCAGGGAAACACCAGTACATGGGATGGAGGGGGGTTTGGGTCTGGGGACCACGATCCCAAGGGTAGACAGTCGTTCCCCCCGCCCTCTCAGCCCTGCCTTCCCAGTCACAGCACATGGATTCCCTAGGCAGCACCCTCCATCCATATCCTTGGATCATTATCCAAGAGGGTGAAGTGTGGGAAGAAGGCATAGCAAGGGGAGTATATACAGGGTTTTTTGGACAGTGCAGCTAAGACAAAAAATGGCTTGGCCGCTTATGTAATGCACTCAAAATAATGACAGTTAGCCAGGACATGTGGGTACTTCATTTTTGGTGCTGTTTATCcctgtaaataaaaaaggggATGATTTCAAGAATTCATTCtctttttgattgttttatatACACTTCTTGTTTAACCACAGCACAGTCATTTCACTCTCAATAGAGCAGTGGTAGAAGGACACGAGCAGCTCCGCGAAAGTAGAAAGTAGAGCCGCTGTTGAGCTTTCTTGACCAGAGCAGTGGAGTTGATTGTCCGTGTGAGGTCCTCTGTGATGTGGGTTCCTAGGAACTTGAAGCTGGAAACCCTCTCCACTTCTTCTCCTTTGATGtttagaggagagaggagagaggtccTCGTGGTGTCTCCTGAAGTCTATGATGAGTTCTTTAGTTTTTTTGATGTTGAGTGATAGGTTATCCTCTGTGCACCATCCTGTCAGTTTGCAGACTTCATCTCTGTAGGCGGTCTCGTCCCCGTTTGAGATCAATCCCACCGCTGTTGTGTCGTCTGCAAATTTAGTGATTGTGTTTGAGGGATATGTGGGGACGCAGTCATATGTATAAAGAGAATAGAGGAGGGGTGCTGAGGGTCAGACTTGGGGAGATGTGGGGGTCGAGTCTGACTGTCTGTGGGCGATTGTTCAATGGCCACCTGTTTGGTTTGACTCCCTGAGGAAGATCCTCTGGCTAAagagtttttaatgttttcatttattaataaccATTGATTAAATGCTTTCTAATGTCTTCATACTCTAAAGAACAGTTGCCTtggttttcttccttttcctaaAAAAAGATGCTCAGTTCAAATTGTAGCCTTCATCTGTCCTTTATTACAATTAATGTAACAACAGAAGTGTATAAAAGGAGTGTTTAGTTTTAgttatataataattaataattaatttgccAATTTATATACGCTGTATAAAGGTTTTAGTTGAATGTAATTTTGCGCTTGTTTTGTGGAAATTGCTATGTAGCTAGTAATGGCGATGCTAgctaaatgttaattaattacGATGATAATGTTATGCTGTGTTGTATGTATACATGGCCAGGGTAATATGTTTGTTATCTTTGTTTATAGCGAATTATAAGCTGTTAGACGTGATGAGAATATGATAAATACCAGCaattgttgtcattgttgatATAATAGGATGTTCCTTGATAAACCTCCCTGTTTCCCTTTAGaccagcatttctcaaacctctcctggcaccccactgtcctgcgtatcttctatctacccttgctgcttgattaaatcaggtgtgctctgctaatcaaaagtgccactgatgagttcagtcaggtaggtagagcaaggataggcagaagatatgcaggacagtgggccaccaggagtaggattgagaaacactgctttagaccacacacagcattaccatCTGCTATTAAAAGTGCAAAAAGGGAAGCCCTGCCTCCTCCCGTGTTTTGACTGACACACCGTGGCGACGGCCAAATACCCAGAACCACCTTCAGTCACCTACAGGGAGGGTGGATTTtctttcaaagcactttgcTATGATGGGTGTGACTGGTCTATAGTCATTCAGACTGCTGAAGTTGGTTTGGGCACTGGTATGATTGTGGCTGATTTCAGACAGGCAGGTACAGTAGCCTCGGAGAGGGACAGGTTGAAGATTTCAGTAAACACCTCCGCAAGCTGATGGGTACAGTCTCTGAGCACTCTTCCTGGAATCTCATCAGGCCCTGTGGCCTTCttaacattcacagtgctgAGAATTCGCCTTACCTCCCGTCTCTGTATGGTAAGTGACTGGTGGTAGCTGGTGGGGGTGTGGCTACATATAGTATATGATAACCATTGAATTTAGATCAGTTTCTCAGTTGCTTAGTCACCCACTGTCATCAGTATGGACAATATTAAATGGGGCAGTGCTTTCTTGGCTGTTTCAAATGCTAATTCAAGAAAACAATATGCACCTACAAAGTACACAAAGGTTTTAAATCAGGTCAAATAAGCAGTAAacaaatgagtgaaaataaaacacagcagtcaGGAAACAGATTTCCAAACAGTCTGGAGAAagatatattttgtatattgtcGCTG
Protein-coding regions in this window:
- the LOC118788792 gene encoding insulin receptor substrate 2-like isoform X4 gives rise to the protein MESPPTTGGPMFSNVNINNNNIKKCGYLRKQKHGHKRFFVLKEQSEGFPARLEYYESEKKWKNKSAAKRVIPLDSCLNINKRADAKYKHLIALYTKDEYFAVAADNEQEQENWYTVLTDLMNEGKVYDGSASNSASSLVGFEEANYGIITPSNAAYKEVWQVNLKSKGLGQSKNLTGVYRLCLSCRTISFVKLNSEVASVSVQLMNIRRCGHSDSFFFIEVGRSASIGPGELWMQADDSVVAQNIHETILEAMKAMKELSEFRPRSKSQSSGTNPISVPARRHLNNLPPSQTGLLRRSRTDSTAATSPVTKFTSCRIRTASEGDGTMTRPMSLNGSPISPSANRIHLSRSNTVTARPCKVFGSSSLQHSKSISMPVSHSPPPAVSPVSLSSSSGMGSASETIQRASSGIASVSGSPSEAGFISCDDYGSSPGEVRHHMANRSNMPESMADTPPSHEGVSAYGYMSMERPGGSLFNHSYQKTSREEGLDLDKTYRKRTYSLTTPPQQRAPQQVSSTSLDEYTLMWATHINGHSGQSSHTASPKVTYPEDYGDVEIGSLKGSGSNLGNDGYMPMMPWMAPQGGKKENYVPMSPMCVSAPKQIINPHSHPQTAGGRSRTNSPGSCSLDDSGYMHMWCGSNLSVESADGKLTSHEYMNMSPVDSCFALTPSNYLLSSLPGEPLRPPPYSYSSLPRAYKMQAPQNGDSDQYVLMNLQNQKITEESGYCMVSAASAVGAGHSPSPMRQGRTEMLLHRGRTSRPSRLILDTLMTLPGMNEHPLPTENSPGEYIKIDFSDTLRCSRPSMSMESPAYSLGSSGQRRSPLSDYMNIDLNTQLPKPGDDAPVSPPGSMLKLSPCPFQPGERGYPKAHVGSAHLPGGTKDNHTEMVLGITITPLPSASQPVENAQTDSPTNGVEGLTLTNEGAPGLEVFLVPCTPVDPDRGAKVIRADLQGRRRHSSETFSSTTMVTPVFPSFAHDPKRHSSASVENVSIRNNKGSDEYGSPMCRKTSAGFQNGLNYLALNLMDGNLENCEGLARLKAASYCKGGINGIHVTPYVSLGFKETAATVKGKWAHSAVHALGPT